From the Spiroplasma alleghenense genome, one window contains:
- the secA gene encoding preprotein translocase subunit SecA, translated as MARDKSIIKKMGIIADRIIALEPEYEKFSDEQLLAKTAEFKERIQEKGEELDDILVEAYAVVREAAWRVLKLKAYRVQLIGSIILNSGDIAEMRTGEGKTLTGLFPAYLNALSGKGVHIVTVNEYLSKRDSEINGQVYNFLGITVGLNGRNLTKDQKRNAYSQDVTYTTNSEIGFDYLRDNMVYNFGLKVQRGLNYAIIDEADSVLIDEARTPLIISGGSSNRTNMYQAADQFAKTLKKTDDFEIDLETKQVYLNDQGISKANAFFSIKNLFDVKNTELFHLIMNALKANFTFKEGVEYASQNNEIVLIDQFTGRIMEGRSYSDGLQQALQAKEGVYIEEETTTLATITYQNFYRLYSKLSGMTGTAKTEEEEFIKIYNTRVIVTPTNKPVIRKDEIDLTFATKNAALKTMVADLKELNDLGRPVLIGTTSVESSEQIERYLEKAGIKFEMINAKNHDRESEIVEKAGQKGAITLATNMAGRGTDIKLTDETKALGGLFVFGVERNEARRIDNQLRGRSGRQGDPGNSRFYISMEDELMVRFTAPKVRQMFLRLGDEAIKSKMFTRAITNAQKKLEGLNFDQRKNVLDYDNVLAQHREAIYSQRDEILKQEDIKVVIERFQFTTAFELVLKNSELVRGESTINAEQLISSIDGEYVKAGTFKKSDFAHQEKFKVAKMISEAMMEFYLDRISHVPNEVAQEMERRTVLQSLDKFWTRHINLANKLRSGIYLQQYAQNNPLHEYIEEAAKLFNKMKIDIAEEVINNLSQVVIKESERNSDAPKVARAKPANDTIQISENDIEDILKEIGLKKEDFTREGVKNRFTELRIKAEEDKSEEALKKLSFQEMVLNGLMDEIDKIKAGQGSKSVNVKLTQEDMEAIFKKFGLKIGDKIDEKKISTKFEKLLNSEKIKDNPAEVQKLHFEKEVILRIGPNLVKDDKEEKEFVVEDKSGNVKKKIKTKGIDVDDVDDSEQVQSKVKIG; from the coding sequence ATGGCAAGAGATAAATCGATTATAAAGAAAATGGGGATAATCGCCGATAGGATTATTGCTTTAGAACCTGAATATGAAAAATTTTCAGATGAGCAATTATTGGCTAAAACCGCAGAATTTAAGGAAAGAATTCAAGAAAAGGGCGAAGAACTAGATGATATTTTAGTTGAAGCTTATGCGGTTGTTCGTGAAGCAGCATGAAGGGTTTTAAAACTTAAAGCTTATCGAGTGCAATTAATTGGAAGTATTATTTTAAACAGTGGTGATATTGCGGAAATGAGAACTGGTGAGGGTAAAACCTTAACAGGTCTTTTTCCTGCATATTTAAATGCACTTTCAGGAAAAGGTGTCCACATTGTTACAGTTAACGAATACTTATCAAAACGTGATAGCGAAATAAATGGTCAAGTATATAATTTTTTAGGAATTACTGTGGGATTAAACGGTAGAAACCTTACAAAAGACCAAAAAAGAAACGCTTATTCTCAAGATGTTACCTATACAACAAACTCAGAAATTGGATTTGACTACCTAAGAGATAATATGGTATATAATTTTGGTTTAAAAGTTCAAAGAGGGCTAAACTATGCCATTATCGATGAGGCCGACTCAGTTCTAATCGATGAGGCCCGAACTCCTTTAATTATTTCTGGGGGTAGTTCAAACCGAACAAACATGTATCAAGCGGCAGATCAATTTGCTAAAACCTTGAAAAAAACCGATGATTTTGAAATTGACTTGGAAACTAAACAAGTATATTTAAACGACCAAGGAATTTCAAAGGCAAATGCTTTTTTCTCAATTAAAAACTTATTTGATGTTAAAAATACAGAGCTATTTCACTTAATTATGAATGCCTTGAAAGCTAACTTTACCTTTAAAGAAGGTGTTGAATATGCTTCTCAAAATAATGAAATAGTTTTAATTGACCAATTTACTGGTCGTATTATGGAAGGTCGTTCATATAGTGACGGTTTACAACAAGCATTACAAGCAAAAGAAGGGGTTTATATTGAAGAAGAAACAACAACTTTAGCAACAATTACCTACCAAAACTTCTACAGACTTTATAGTAAGCTTTCAGGAATGACGGGAACTGCCAAAACCGAAGAAGAAGAATTCATTAAAATATATAATACCCGTGTTATTGTTACACCAACAAACAAACCCGTAATTAGAAAAGACGAAATTGACTTAACTTTCGCGACTAAAAATGCTGCTTTAAAAACAATGGTTGCAGATTTAAAAGAGCTAAACGATTTGGGTCGTCCGGTTTTAATTGGAACAACAAGTGTTGAATCATCAGAACAAATTGAAAGATATTTAGAAAAAGCTGGTATCAAATTTGAAATGATTAATGCCAAAAACCATGATCGTGAATCAGAAATCGTTGAAAAAGCCGGTCAAAAAGGAGCTATAACTCTTGCGACTAACATGGCTGGTCGTGGAACTGATATTAAATTAACAGACGAGACTAAAGCTTTAGGTGGATTGTTTGTATTCGGAGTTGAACGAAATGAAGCTCGAAGAATTGATAACCAATTACGTGGTCGTAGTGGTCGTCAAGGAGATCCGGGTAATTCAAGATTCTATATTTCAATGGAAGATGAATTGATGGTGCGATTTACAGCCCCTAAAGTTCGCCAAATGTTTTTACGTTTAGGTGATGAAGCAATTAAATCCAAAATGTTTACTAGAGCGATAACAAATGCTCAAAAAAAATTAGAAGGATTAAACTTTGATCAAAGAAAAAATGTTTTAGATTATGATAATGTTTTAGCTCAACACCGTGAAGCGATTTACTCTCAAAGAGATGAAATTCTAAAACAAGAAGATATCAAAGTTGTTATCGAGCGTTTCCAATTTACAACCGCTTTTGAATTGGTATTAAAAAATTCAGAACTTGTTCGTGGAGAGAGCACTATCAATGCAGAACAATTAATTAGTTCAATTGATGGAGAATATGTAAAAGCTGGAACATTTAAAAAATCAGATTTTGCTCACCAAGAAAAATTTAAGGTCGCTAAAATGATTAGTGAAGCAATGATGGAATTCTACTTAGATAGAATTAGTCATGTGCCAAACGAAGTGGCCCAAGAAATGGAACGTCGTACTGTGCTTCAATCTCTTGATAAATTCTGAACTAGACATATTAATTTAGCAAATAAATTAAGATCGGGAATTTATTTACAACAGTATGCTCAAAACAATCCACTTCACGAGTATATCGAAGAGGCTGCAAAACTATTTAATAAAATGAAAATTGATATTGCTGAAGAGGTTATAAATAATCTTTCTCAAGTAGTTATTAAAGAATCGGAAAGAAATAGTGATGCACCAAAAGTGGCCCGCGCTAAACCAGCAAACGACACAATTCAAATTAGTGAAAATGATATTGAAGATATTTTAAAAGAAATTGGCCTTAAAAAAGAGGACTTCACACGCGAAGGTGTAAAAAATCGTTTTACAGAATTAAGAATAAAAGCCGAAGAAGACAAGTCAGAAGAAGCTTTAAAAAAATTAAGTTTCCAAGAAATGGTTTTAAATGGACTAATGGATGAAATTGACAAAATCAAAGCCGGTCAAGGTTCAAAATCTGTTAATGTTAAATTAACTCAAGAAGACATGGAAGCAATCTTTAAAAAATTTGGTTTAAAAATTGGAGATAAAATTGACGAGAAAAAAATCTCTACGAAATTTGAGAAATTATTAAACTCAGAAAAAATTAAAGATAACCCAGCGGAAGTACAAAAACTTCACTTTGAAAAAGAAGTCATTTTAAGAATTGGACCGAACCTTGTTAAAGACGACAAAGAAGAAAAAGAATTTGTTGTTGAGGATAAATCAGGAAACGTTAAAAAGAAAATTAAAACCAAGGGAATTGATGTGGACGATGTTGATGATAGTGAACAAGTTCAATCAAAAGTTAAGATTGGTTAA
- a CDS encoding nucleoside 2-deoxyribosyltransferase — protein sequence MKKIYNAGSMFNEAQINQRKIEGVNLRKELKGFDIANPIDFDSNLGLGVCPTPKVIWEADYEQLQKAEYVIFELDSLDHGMISEFGIAVEMAKSSHPNKYLIVVISDFRYYQKGSTTQISEFAINHFVFGQLFDQQLNDENRIIQVASHNEAIQAIKNRELYLENRDDKYLKLNQDLDKKYLYETGKMFG from the coding sequence ATGAAAAAAATTTATAACGCTGGGAGCATGTTCAATGAAGCCCAAATTAATCAAAGAAAAATAGAAGGAGTTAACTTACGTAAGGAACTAAAAGGCTTTGACATTGCAAACCCAATTGATTTTGACTCTAACTTAGGTTTGGGGGTTTGTCCAACACCTAAGGTAATTTGGGAAGCTGATTATGAACAATTACAAAAGGCTGAGTATGTAATTTTTGAATTAGACAGCTTAGATCACGGGATGATTTCTGAATTTGGTATCGCAGTGGAAATGGCTAAATCAAGTCACCCAAACAAATATTTGATAGTTGTGATTTCGGATTTTCGTTATTACCAAAAAGGCTCAACAACCCAAATAAGTGAGTTTGCCATCAATCACTTTGTATTTGGACAATTATTTGATCAGCAACTAAACGATGAAAATAGAATTATCCAAGTAGCCTCTCATAATGAGGCAATTCAAGCAATTAAGAATAGAGAACTATACTTAGAAAATCGTGATGATAAATATCTTAAATTAAACCAAGATTTAGACAAAAAATACCTCTATGAGACCGGAAAGATGTTCGGTTAA
- the uvrB gene encoding excinuclease ABC subunit UvrB: protein MRKEDLKFKLVTDYQPAGDQPEAIKQLIKGLENKEKHQVLLGATGTGKTFTIANIINQTNRQTLVLAHNKTLAMQLYIELKEFFPENRVEYFVSNFDFFQPEAYLPSRDLYIDKDAKINQELDMMRLSAMNGLMLRKDTIVVASVAAIYASQNPEEYGAVFFELKVGEVLSKKELLGFLIKTGYVRNEIETVRGTFSANGDVIKIVPSWTDQIVYRISMFGNEIESIETLEPYNNKVVQRMSLATIFPATSYVTPEDKMKTVIENIREELKNRLTELRTEGKMLEAQRLEQRTNYDLESLSEFGTVSGIENYSAHLDFRPAGVPPYTLLDYFEKDFLTIIDESHMMIPQTRGMSNTDYSRKKNLVDYGFRLPSAMDNRPLNFEEFSNKLKQVIYTSATPGDYEMELTNNKFVQQIIRPTGLLDPIIEVRPTENQIENIIEEILKRREKNERVFITTLTIRMSEDLTSYLQERNIKVAYLHSELKTIERTTVLNDLRKGVYEAVVGVNLLREGLDLPEVSLVCILDADKQGFLRNTRSLIQTTGRAARNASGLVIFYADQVSKAMAETIDETTRRREIQQAYNLKHNITPKTILKKISDFGIDDATRKQIIDITKRKANAAKDKKDKIIKQLRADMIAAAKELNFEKAAQIRDVIIELEGQ, encoded by the coding sequence ATGAGAAAAGAAGACTTAAAATTTAAATTAGTAACAGACTACCAACCCGCAGGTGATCAACCCGAAGCTATCAAACAACTTATTAAAGGTTTGGAAAATAAGGAAAAGCATCAAGTTCTACTTGGGGCAACTGGAACAGGAAAAACTTTTACAATAGCTAATATAATTAATCAAACTAATCGCCAAACTTTGGTATTAGCTCATAATAAAACTTTAGCAATGCAACTTTATATTGAATTAAAAGAATTCTTTCCTGAAAATCGTGTTGAGTATTTTGTTTCTAACTTCGACTTTTTTCAACCAGAAGCCTATTTGCCATCAAGGGATTTGTACATTGATAAAGATGCAAAAATAAATCAAGAACTAGATATGATGCGATTAAGCGCCATGAACGGATTAATGTTAAGAAAGGATACTATTGTTGTGGCTTCGGTTGCAGCTATTTATGCTTCTCAAAATCCCGAAGAGTATGGAGCGGTTTTCTTTGAACTAAAAGTTGGAGAAGTTTTAAGTAAAAAAGAATTACTAGGATTTTTAATTAAAACTGGTTATGTAAGGAATGAAATTGAAACTGTTCGTGGTACTTTTTCAGCTAATGGAGATGTAATAAAAATAGTTCCAAGTTGAACCGACCAAATAGTTTATCGAATCTCAATGTTTGGAAATGAAATTGAATCAATTGAAACTCTAGAACCTTATAACAATAAAGTTGTTCAAAGAATGAGTTTAGCAACAATTTTTCCAGCAACAAGTTATGTAACCCCAGAAGATAAAATGAAAACAGTTATTGAAAATATTCGTGAAGAATTAAAAAATCGTTTAACTGAACTAAGAACTGAAGGAAAAATGCTAGAGGCTCAGCGTTTAGAGCAAAGAACCAATTATGATTTAGAATCTCTTTCAGAATTTGGAACTGTTAGTGGAATCGAAAACTACTCAGCACATTTAGATTTTAGACCTGCTGGAGTACCCCCATACACCTTGTTAGATTATTTTGAAAAAGATTTTTTAACTATAATCGATGAATCTCATATGATGATTCCTCAGACTCGTGGAATGTCAAACACAGATTACAGTCGTAAGAAAAATTTAGTTGACTACGGATTTAGATTACCAAGCGCCATGGATAATCGTCCTTTAAATTTTGAAGAGTTTTCAAATAAATTAAAGCAAGTTATTTACACTTCAGCCACTCCTGGTGATTATGAAATGGAATTAACGAATAATAAATTTGTTCAACAAATTATTAGACCAACCGGATTGCTAGATCCTATTATTGAAGTTCGCCCAACAGAAAATCAAATTGAAAATATTATCGAAGAGATTCTGAAACGTCGAGAAAAAAATGAAAGAGTTTTTATTACAACTTTAACAATCAGAATGTCAGAAGACCTAACCAGTTATTTGCAAGAACGAAATATTAAGGTGGCTTACTTACACTCAGAATTAAAAACTATTGAGAGAACAACTGTTCTAAATGATTTACGTAAAGGTGTTTATGAAGCAGTGGTTGGTGTTAACTTACTAAGAGAGGGATTAGATTTACCCGAGGTTAGTTTAGTTTGTATTTTAGATGCTGATAAGCAAGGGTTTTTGCGAAACACAAGAAGTTTAATTCAAACAACAGGTCGAGCTGCTCGAAACGCTTCGGGATTAGTAATTTTTTACGCCGACCAAGTTTCAAAAGCGATGGCTGAAACAATTGATGAAACCACTCGACGTCGAGAAATTCAACAAGCTTATAATTTAAAACACAATATAACTCCAAAAACTATTTTGAAAAAAATATCTGATTTTGGAATTGATGACGCAACTAGAAAACAAATAATTGATATTACCAAACGCAAAGCGAATGCTGCAAAAGATAAAAAAGATAAAATTATTAAACAGTTACGAGCTGACATGATTGCCGCTGCAAAAGAATTAAATTTTGAAAAAGCTGCACAAATCCGTGATGTAATAATAGAATTAGAAGGACAATAA
- a CDS encoding cation-translocating P-type ATPase has protein sequence MKPTKAKNNNKNKEVSIQEKGWYQKSINEIEIELKTETTTGLSNDEAEERLRKLGPNKLPEPKQVPWYLLFLKGLLEPLSIVLLVTAIIVVVAPYFAGGHPEWVEFGVILGMIIINTLLGMTQELKARSSVKALQSLSNPNATVIRSGKQIQISAHDLVPGDIVILQTGEFIPADIRLISSSHLTVDESALTGESMPVVKNIELLDSKTTILAEQKNMVFMSTFVQSGRATGIVVAQAPLSTMGKIASSIAETKAQKTPLQLKLNRLTKWVSVIATVTALVLFGVLIMIDVFRADHTGISWSENLLLSVSSAIAIIPASLTVIVSIILSVSTNQMSKQNVIVKQLQAVETLGKVNVICSDKTGTLTINKMTVTKYNQVGVTRAASSFTYVSDDIGDIHFVNALTLCNDSIVSEKDRMGLPTELAMYDWMTKMGFDPLTLRHKYMRIDDLPFSSDNKYMVTVNQVDDKKVVYIKGAIDRILDKCTHTVIDNQIVKLTSKMKEQVLENAEKMSAEALRVITTAFKVLSEDEFKNKDYVSKLVLTGIIGMIDPPREEAISAIKIAHRAGIRVVMITGDHLATAMAIGEKLGLVREGFVGLTGEELDLLTDEELTKKIDRISVFARVNPDHKTRIVTILQEKGLIVAMTGDGINDAPSLRKANVGIAMGMNGTEAAKDAANVILADDNFSTIVSGVSEGRNSYRKIKTSVAFVLGANPQIIAMFLIILITGISPLNSINILWFNLIVETILAIPIGMSKSDPNVMSLKPIKNNESIFSRIWLLIIFTITSTAIAVILAFIMGFYVFPGPNAALTGQTAAFITIAFSPIFFVWMMKFRPDRKERHKNFKEKVKDANWALFGAMIGAFLLNVIVVFVPGVRDVFKIAELKWELWLVVVFLTISPAIVIFVSINLAGNQIRRHNDPSYENKLRKRFKKYRRPKIANNYKLLRDSTVDIRHTKKVKDKKQKTATPA, from the coding sequence ATGAAGCCAACCAAAGCCAAAAACAATAACAAAAATAAAGAAGTTTCTATCCAAGAAAAAGGTTGATATCAAAAATCAATTAACGAGATCGAAATCGAATTAAAAACCGAAACCACAACGGGGTTATCAAACGATGAAGCTGAAGAGCGTCTTCGTAAATTAGGACCTAACAAACTTCCAGAACCAAAACAAGTACCTTGGTATTTGTTATTTTTGAAGGGTCTTCTTGAACCTTTATCAATCGTATTACTTGTAACAGCCATAATAGTTGTGGTCGCGCCTTACTTTGCTGGGGGTCATCCAGAATGGGTTGAATTTGGAGTAATTCTGGGAATGATTATTATTAATACATTACTAGGAATGACTCAAGAATTAAAAGCTCGAAGTTCGGTTAAAGCACTGCAGAGTTTATCCAACCCAAATGCTACAGTAATTAGATCAGGAAAACAAATTCAAATTTCTGCCCATGACTTAGTACCGGGAGATATTGTAATTTTGCAAACCGGAGAATTTATTCCCGCAGATATTAGATTAATTTCTTCTTCACATTTAACAGTTGATGAATCTGCTTTAACTGGAGAATCAATGCCAGTTGTTAAAAATATTGAATTACTTGATTCAAAAACCACAATTCTAGCAGAACAAAAAAACATGGTTTTCATGTCAACATTCGTACAATCAGGAAGAGCTACAGGAATTGTGGTTGCTCAAGCACCTTTATCAACTATGGGTAAAATTGCTTCATCAATTGCTGAAACCAAAGCCCAAAAAACTCCATTGCAATTAAAGCTGAATCGTTTAACAAAATGAGTTTCAGTAATTGCTACAGTTACAGCTCTAGTATTATTTGGAGTTCTGATAATGATTGATGTTTTCAGAGCTGACCATACTGGAATTTCATGATCGGAAAACTTATTGTTATCAGTTTCATCGGCCATAGCAATTATTCCAGCATCACTGACAGTAATTGTGTCGATTATTCTATCGGTTTCAACAAACCAGATGAGTAAACAAAATGTAATTGTTAAACAACTTCAAGCTGTTGAAACTTTAGGAAAAGTAAATGTTATTTGTTCTGATAAAACCGGAACTTTGACAATTAATAAAATGACTGTAACAAAATATAACCAAGTTGGAGTTACCAGAGCCGCTTCTAGTTTTACTTATGTATCAGATGACATTGGTGACATTCATTTTGTTAATGCACTTACTTTATGTAACGATTCAATTGTCTCAGAAAAAGATCGTATGGGATTGCCAACTGAATTGGCGATGTACGACTGAATGACTAAAATGGGATTTGATCCTTTAACATTGCGCCATAAATATATGAGAATTGATGACTTGCCTTTCTCATCAGATAATAAGTACATGGTAACAGTTAACCAAGTTGATGACAAAAAAGTTGTTTACATAAAAGGTGCTATTGATAGAATTTTAGATAAATGTACTCACACAGTAATTGACAACCAAATTGTTAAACTAACTTCAAAAATGAAAGAACAAGTTTTAGAAAACGCTGAAAAAATGTCTGCAGAAGCTCTAAGGGTTATTACAACTGCTTTCAAGGTTTTATCAGAGGATGAATTCAAAAATAAAGACTATGTTTCTAAATTGGTTTTAACAGGAATTATTGGAATGATTGATCCACCAAGAGAAGAAGCTATTTCAGCCATAAAAATTGCACACCGCGCCGGAATTAGAGTTGTTATGATTACTGGTGACCACTTAGCAACTGCGATGGCCATTGGCGAAAAACTTGGCTTAGTTCGTGAAGGGTTTGTTGGCTTAACTGGAGAAGAGTTAGATTTACTAACTGATGAAGAGTTAACTAAGAAAATTGATCGAATCTCAGTTTTTGCCAGAGTTAATCCAGATCATAAAACTCGAATCGTAACCATTTTACAAGAAAAAGGTTTAATAGTTGCGATGACTGGAGATGGAATTAACGATGCTCCAAGTTTAAGAAAAGCCAATGTTGGAATTGCTATGGGAATGAACGGAACAGAAGCTGCCAAAGATGCTGCCAACGTAATCTTAGCAGACGACAACTTTAGTACTATTGTTTCTGGGGTAAGTGAAGGAAGAAATTCATACCGTAAAATTAAAACTTCAGTTGCCTTTGTTTTAGGGGCCAACCCTCAAATTATTGCAATGTTTTTAATTATTTTAATCACAGGAATTTCACCACTAAACTCAATTAACATTTTATGATTTAACTTAATTGTGGAAACCATTTTAGCAATTCCAATTGGAATGTCAAAATCAGACCCAAATGTAATGAGTTTAAAACCAATCAAAAATAATGAGTCCATATTTAGCCGCATTTGGTTGTTAATTATTTTTACAATCACCTCAACCGCGATTGCAGTAATTCTAGCATTTATCATGGGATTCTATGTTTTCCCGGGACCAAACGCAGCCTTAACCGGACAAACAGCAGCATTCATTACAATTGCCTTTTCACCAATCTTCTTTGTATGAATGATGAAATTTAGACCAGACCGCAAGGAACGTCACAAAAACTTTAAAGAAAAAGTTAAAGATGCTAACTGAGCTTTATTTGGAGCCATGATTGGAGCATTCCTATTAAATGTAATTGTAGTTTTTGTTCCTGGAGTAAGAGATGTCTTTAAAATTGCTGAGCTGAAGTGAGAATTATGACTAGTTGTTGTATTCTTAACAATTTCTCCAGCAATAGTTATCTTTGTCTCTATTAATCTGGCAGGAAACCAAATTCGTCGTCACAACGATCCAAGTTATGAAAATAAATTGCGAAAACGCTTCAAAAAATATCGCCGTCCAAAAATTGCCAATAACTATAAACTATTGCGTGATTCAACCGTTGATATTAGACATACTAAAAAAGTAAAAGATAAAAAACAAAAAACAGCTACCCCAGCGTAG